The Desulfovibrio legallii genome contains a region encoding:
- a CDS encoding DUF3343 domain-containing protein — protein sequence MPVFPPSRGALARLHGALRALLRPKAPPQAPGLPAEAGRKSRNDRGLLTFEHTGEVIRAERLLRAAGLEVEVKGPPPELRTGCDMVVVFPLLLQARVLTLLQEADLAPLRTVTAHDVLLEPVSLFQIRRVDGRWLMVRAANMKITLDTADNRIVNISGGGCPDVPWLASRLCGCTLDAAPAPLSLGQTLCCYSLQKAFDHLKTVMAGQSAAKDATGHCGGRNSGKDGPTGQDAGRRDADDNPDA from the coding sequence ATGCCCGTTTTTCCGCCCAGCCGCGGCGCACTGGCCCGCCTGCACGGCGCGCTGCGCGCCCTTCTGCGGCCAAAAGCGCCGCCCCAGGCCCCCGGCCTGCCCGCGGAAGCCGGCCGCAAAAGCCGCAATGACCGTGGCCTGCTGACGTTTGAACACACCGGCGAAGTCATCCGGGCCGAACGTCTGTTGCGGGCCGCCGGGCTGGAGGTAGAGGTCAAGGGGCCGCCCCCGGAACTGCGCACGGGCTGCGACATGGTGGTGGTTTTTCCCTTGCTGCTCCAGGCCCGCGTGCTGACCTTGCTGCAGGAAGCGGACCTTGCCCCGTTGCGGACGGTCACCGCCCACGATGTGCTGCTGGAGCCCGTATCCCTGTTCCAGATCCGTCGCGTGGACGGGCGCTGGCTCATGGTCCGCGCGGCCAACATGAAGATAACCCTGGACACGGCGGACAACCGCATCGTCAACATTTCCGGCGGCGGCTGCCCGGACGTGCCCTGGCTGGCCAGCCGCCTCTGCGGCTGCACCCTGGACGCAGCCCCGGCCCCCCTGAGCCTGGGCCAGACCCTTTGCTGTTACAGCCTGCAAAAGGCCTTTGACCACCTTAAAACGGTCATGGCCGGGCAAAGCGCGGCAAAGGACGCGACCGGGCACTGCGGCGGGCGGAACAGCGGAAAGGACGGCCCGACGGGCCAAGATGCGGGCCGCCGGGATGCGGACGACAACCCCGATGCCTGA
- a CDS encoding IscA/HesB family protein: MLSLSESARKELEAFFADKEKSPIRIYLAPGGCGGPHLGLALDAVADDDQSEEQGGFTFCIHKDLLAQVEGVAIDLTYAGFSVEPQKPLPNAGGGCSGCSGGCGA, encoded by the coding sequence ATGCTCAGCTTGAGTGAAAGCGCCCGCAAAGAGTTGGAAGCCTTTTTTGCGGACAAGGAAAAAAGCCCCATTCGCATCTATCTCGCCCCCGGCGGGTGCGGCGGACCGCACCTGGGCCTGGCTCTGGACGCCGTGGCCGACGATGATCAGAGCGAAGAGCAGGGCGGCTTTACCTTCTGCATCCACAAAGACCTGCTGGCTCAGGTGGAGGGCGTTGCCATTGACCTGACCTATGCGGGCTTCAGCGTGGAGCCCCAAAAGCCATTGCCCAATGCGGGCGGCGGGTGCAGCGGCTGCTCCGGCGGCTGCGGCGCATAG
- a CDS encoding YraN family protein, translated as MRLGREGEDAAAALLARKGYAVLDRNWRQGRLELDLVCRDGATLVFVEVKTRAHAEHGGPAAALTPTKQRTLCRAAAAWLTAHAAWEQPCRFDLVCALRQGTDLYLEHYIHAFVCPSSLDRGHAARQSW; from the coding sequence CTGCGCCTGGGGCGTGAAGGCGAAGACGCGGCGGCCGCCCTGCTGGCCCGCAAGGGCTACGCCGTTCTGGACCGCAACTGGCGGCAGGGCAGGCTGGAGCTGGACCTGGTCTGCCGCGACGGCGCAACCCTGGTCTTCGTGGAGGTAAAAACCCGCGCCCATGCGGAGCACGGCGGCCCCGCGGCCGCCCTTACCCCGACCAAGCAGCGCACCCTCTGCCGCGCCGCCGCAGCCTGGCTCACGGCCCACGCGGCCTGGGAGCAGCCCTGCCGGTTTGACCTGGTCTGCGCCCTGCGGCAGGGCACGGATCTTTACCTGGAGCACTATATCCATGCCTTTGTCTGCCCCTCGTCTCTGGATCGTGGCCACGCCGCTCGGCAATCCTGGTGA
- the rsmI gene encoding 16S rRNA (cytidine(1402)-2'-O)-methyltransferase — MPLSAPRLWIVATPLGNPGDLSPRARAVLAEADLVLAEDTRRAAALFRQCGLPARRTLSFFDHNEEQRKDAVLRLLREGKSVALISDAGTPLLADPGYRLVRACREAGLAVSPLPGPSAPTAALSAAGLPPLPYSFLGFLPRDAAGRRALFGAFAQTPGSLVFFERKDRLKESLLLAAPILGPRQVAVCRELTKEHEEFILLRLENAAALPDGLLGEITVVVGPPESAARTPEAEVRQRLADALAQGDKPRAACRTVQEAVRGWNGKELYALLPHGPAGKA; from the coding sequence ATGCCTTTGTCTGCCCCTCGTCTCTGGATCGTGGCCACGCCGCTCGGCAATCCTGGTGACCTTTCCCCCAGGGCGCGGGCCGTGCTGGCCGAAGCCGACCTGGTGCTGGCCGAGGATACCCGCCGCGCCGCAGCGCTGTTCCGCCAGTGCGGGCTTCCCGCACGCCGCACGCTGAGTTTTTTTGACCACAATGAGGAGCAGCGCAAAGACGCGGTGCTGCGCCTGCTGCGCGAAGGAAAAAGCGTGGCTCTTATTTCGGACGCGGGCACGCCCCTGCTGGCCGACCCCGGCTACCGGCTGGTGCGCGCCTGCCGCGAAGCGGGCCTTGCCGTGTCCCCGCTGCCCGGCCCCTCGGCCCCCACGGCGGCCCTTTCCGCCGCCGGGCTGCCGCCCCTGCCCTACAGCTTTCTGGGCTTTCTGCCCCGCGACGCGGCAGGCCGCCGCGCACTGTTCGGCGCGTTCGCCCAGACGCCCGGATCCCTGGTTTTTTTTGAGCGCAAGGACAGGCTCAAAGAAAGCCTGCTTCTGGCCGCGCCCATCCTGGGGCCGCGCCAGGTGGCCGTCTGCCGTGAATTGACCAAAGAACACGAGGAATTTATACTTTTGCGGCTGGAAAACGCTGCGGCCCTGCCCGACGGCCTGCTGGGCGAAATCACCGTGGTGGTGGGGCCGCCGGAGAGCGCGGCCCGCACCCCGGAGGCGGAGGTGCGCCAACGCCTGGCGGACGCCCTGGCCCAGGGGGACAAGCCGCGCGCTGCCTGCCGCACGGTACAGGAAGCCGTGCGCGGCTGGAACGGCAAGGAACTGTACGCCCTGCTGCCCCACGGCCCCGCCGGGAAAGCCTAG
- the trmD gene encoding tRNA (guanosine(37)-N1)-methyltransferase TrmD, with the protein MPCFHLVSLFPEFFTSPLAAGLLGRAREAGVVDFRFHDPRACSTDKHRHVDDRPYGGGPGMVMQAEPLARALRAIPKPGRMLLLTPGGRPFTQALARQLAGEEHLTLICGRYEGIDARLNEIFPLEAISVGEAVLNGGETAALAVVEAVARLVPGFMGKEASGEEESFSHGLLEYPHYTRPEVLEGRPVPPVLLSGDHARIAAWRRREAVRATLAVRPDLLETAPLTREDAQTLAETPRLRPGRNLSLCLLHAPVWLDAKKTGVSSLTNLDIHDIARISRSYALDAFHVVTPLRDQLQMLETVLQHWTREAGPGHADRAEALRLVCPAASLEEAVARQTARSGQRPRLVGSSAVWPAHRKSRPGEPPLTPQTVRQWCAAGPVMLCLGTAKGLAPEALAQCEGVLRPLRYLGYNHLSVRSAAAILTDRILGDYY; encoded by the coding sequence ATGCCGTGCTTCCACCTGGTCTCGCTTTTTCCGGAGTTTTTCACCTCCCCCCTTGCCGCCGGCCTACTGGGCCGGGCGCGCGAAGCGGGCGTCGTGGACTTCCGGTTTCACGATCCCCGCGCCTGCAGCACGGACAAGCACCGCCATGTGGACGACCGCCCCTACGGCGGCGGCCCCGGCATGGTCATGCAAGCCGAGCCGTTGGCCCGCGCCCTGCGGGCCATCCCCAAGCCCGGCCGCATGCTGCTCCTCACCCCTGGCGGACGCCCTTTTACCCAGGCCCTGGCCCGCCAGCTGGCCGGGGAAGAGCACTTGACCCTGATCTGCGGCCGGTATGAGGGCATTGACGCCCGCCTGAACGAAATTTTTCCGCTGGAAGCCATCAGCGTGGGCGAGGCCGTGCTCAACGGCGGCGAAACGGCCGCCCTGGCCGTGGTGGAGGCCGTAGCCCGCCTGGTGCCCGGCTTTATGGGCAAGGAGGCCTCCGGCGAAGAAGAAAGTTTTTCGCACGGGCTGCTGGAATACCCCCACTACACCCGCCCCGAAGTTCTGGAGGGCAGGCCCGTGCCGCCCGTGCTGCTGAGCGGCGACCACGCGCGCATTGCCGCCTGGCGGCGGCGCGAGGCCGTGCGCGCCACCCTGGCCGTGCGCCCGGACCTGCTGGAAACAGCCCCCCTGACCCGCGAGGACGCCCAGACCCTGGCCGAAACACCCCGCCTTCGGCCCGGCCGCAACCTTTCGCTCTGCCTGCTGCACGCCCCGGTCTGGCTGGATGCAAAAAAAACCGGCGTTTCCTCTTTGACAAATCTGGACATTCACGATATAGCCCGAATTTCCCGCAGCTATGCGTTGGACGCCTTCCATGTGGTCACCCCGCTGCGCGACCAATTGCAGATGCTGGAGACAGTCCTGCAGCATTGGACGCGGGAGGCGGGCCCAGGCCACGCGGACAGGGCCGAAGCCCTGCGGCTGGTGTGCCCCGCCGCATCCCTGGAAGAAGCGGTGGCCCGGCAAACGGCTCGGAGCGGGCAACGCCCCAGGCTGGTAGGCAGCTCTGCCGTATGGCCCGCCCACAGGAAGAGCCGGCCGGGGGAGCCGCCCCTGACGCCGCAAACGGTGCGGCAATGGTGCGCGGCAGGGCCGGTCATGCTCTGCCTGGGCACGGCCAAGGGCCTCGCGCCTGAGGCGCTGGCCCAATGTGAAGGCGTGCTGCGCCCCCTGCGCTACCTGGGCTATAACCACCTTTCGGTGCGCAGCGCGGCAGCCATTTTGACCGACAGGATTTTGGGCGACTATTACTGA
- a CDS encoding IscA/HesB family protein: protein MIELSESARKELDAFFADKKKDPIRVYMTAGUGGPRLALALDEPNDQDQTEEQAGYTFCVNKPLLDQIQGVKIDLTYMGFAVDPVVPFASDGASSCGSCGGGCGS from the coding sequence ATGATTGAACTGAGTGAAAGCGCCCGCAAGGAGCTTGACGCCTTCTTCGCGGACAAAAAAAAGGATCCCATCCGGGTCTATATGACCGCCGGCTGAGGCGGGCCGCGCTTGGCACTGGCTCTGGACGAGCCAAACGATCAGGATCAGACCGAAGAACAGGCCGGCTACACCTTTTGTGTCAATAAACCCCTGTTGGACCAGATTCAGGGCGTGAAAATCGACCTGACCTACATGGGCTTTGCAGTGGACCCCGTGGTGCCCTTTGCCTCCGACGGCGCAAGCAGCTGCGGCAGCTGCGGCGGCGGTTGCGGCAGCTAG
- a CDS encoding ribonuclease HII, translating to MAGIDEAGRGCLAGPVVAAAVILPPVFDLPGLTDSKACSARTRERLAPRIRQCAAAWGLGVVWPARIDQINILQATFEAMCRAVRCLRRGPEPLCPELLCIDGNQTLPPALLAAHWARAQRDAAQPAPLPLQQALVRGDARVPAISAASILAKTYRDALMTRLDRRWPGYGFAAHKGYGTREHLAALRRLGPCPLHRMTFAGVRPPAAGPAQGSLLP from the coding sequence ATGGCCGGGATAGACGAGGCCGGACGCGGCTGCCTGGCCGGGCCGGTGGTGGCTGCGGCGGTCATCCTGCCCCCGGTTTTCGATCTGCCGGGCCTTACGGATTCCAAAGCCTGCAGCGCCCGCACGCGGGAACGCCTCGCCCCGCGCATCCGTCAGTGCGCCGCGGCCTGGGGGCTGGGCGTGGTCTGGCCCGCCCGCATCGATCAGATCAATATTCTGCAGGCTACCTTTGAGGCCATGTGCCGGGCCGTGCGCTGTCTGCGCCGTGGTCCGGAACCGCTCTGCCCTGAGCTGCTCTGCATTGACGGCAACCAGACCTTGCCCCCGGCCCTGCTGGCCGCCCATTGGGCCAGGGCGCAACGGGATGCGGCGCAGCCCGCCCCTCTGCCGCTCCAGCAGGCGCTGGTGCGCGGGGATGCCCGCGTGCCGGCCATTTCCGCCGCATCCATTCTGGCAAAAACGTACCGCGACGCCCTCATGACGCGCCTGGACCGCCGCTGGCCGGGCTACGGCTTTGCCGCGCACAAAGGCTACGGCACCAGGGAGCATCTGGCGGCTTTGCGCCGCCTGGGGCCCTGCCCCCTGCACCGGATGACCTTTGCCGGGGTGCGGCCGCCGGCGGCCGGGCCCGCGCAGGGGAGCCTGCTGCCGTGA
- a CDS encoding sulfurtransferase TusA family protein gives MSQLIDTRGLSCPQPVLMFLTAVKQRGEGPFSVLVDNDASRENVSRAARNHGLTVEAVEAADQGLGVTRLEIRKA, from the coding sequence ATGTCGCAGCTCATCGACACCCGCGGGCTTTCCTGCCCCCAACCTGTGCTCATGTTCCTCACCGCCGTCAAACAACGCGGCGAGGGGCCCTTCAGCGTGCTGGTGGACAACGACGCCAGCCGTGAAAACGTCAGCCGCGCCGCCCGCAACCATGGCTTGACGGTGGAAGCGGTGGAAGCCGCGGACCAGGGCCTGGGCGTGACCCGCCTGGAAATCCGCAAAGCCTGA
- the rplS gene encoding 50S ribosomal protein L19 has protein sequence MDIMKKIEQENMRMDMPAFRSGDTVKVHLRIVEGEKERIQVFQGNVIRIKRGTTSATFTVRKVSDGVGVERIFPMNSPFIDHVELIAQGRVRRSRLYYLRALKGKAARIKPRGRF, from the coding sequence ATGGACATCATGAAAAAGATTGAACAGGAAAACATGCGCATGGACATGCCCGCCTTTCGCTCCGGCGATACGGTGAAGGTGCATCTGCGCATTGTGGAAGGCGAAAAAGAACGCATCCAGGTCTTCCAGGGCAACGTCATCCGCATCAAACGCGGCACGACTAGCGCCACCTTCACGGTGCGCAAGGTTTCCGACGGCGTGGGCGTGGAGCGCATCTTCCCCATGAATTCGCCCTTCATCGACCATGTGGAGCTCATCGCCCAGGGCCGGGTGCGCCGCAGCCGTCTCTACTACCTGCGCGCGCTCAAGGGCAAGGCCGCCCGCATCAAGCCCCGCGGCCGCTTCTGA
- the yedE gene encoding YedE family putative selenium transporter: MRTGSNFFATTTGIVATGLLFGVLAVLLQQAGNPGNMGICVVCFNRDIAGAVGLHRAAVVQYLRPEILGMVLGAFGAALLFGEYKPRGGSAPITRFLLGAVAGIGALVFLGCPWRVILRLAGGDAHALFGLAGLIAGVGAGTLFFRKGFSLGRSQSQNAISGLILPALMLGLTALALADPQTAGQAQSGVLFYSLKGPGSQHAPFIYSLCAGLAVGFAAQRSRFCTMGALRDVLLFNQWHLALGFLAMLAAALVLNLGFGSFHWGFENQPVAQPDDLWNFLGMTTAGLAFALAGGCPGRQLFMAGEGDNDAAVFALGLLIGTAVAHNFGLASSPAGIGPHGMAATLAGLGICLCIGFANCKRGA; this comes from the coding sequence ATGAGAACGGGTTCCAACTTTTTTGCCACCACCACGGGCATAGTGGCTACGGGGCTGTTGTTCGGCGTGCTGGCCGTGCTCTTGCAGCAGGCCGGCAACCCCGGCAACATGGGTATCTGCGTGGTCTGCTTCAACCGGGACATTGCCGGGGCCGTGGGCCTGCACCGGGCCGCTGTGGTCCAGTACCTGCGGCCGGAAATCCTGGGCATGGTTCTGGGCGCTTTCGGCGCGGCCCTGCTTTTTGGCGAGTACAAACCGCGCGGCGGCTCCGCCCCCATTACCCGGTTTTTACTGGGGGCCGTGGCCGGCATAGGCGCGCTGGTCTTTCTGGGCTGCCCCTGGCGGGTCATTCTGCGCCTGGCCGGCGGCGACGCGCACGCCTTGTTCGGCCTGGCCGGGCTCATTGCCGGGGTCGGCGCGGGCACGCTCTTTTTCCGCAAGGGTTTTTCCCTGGGCCGCAGCCAAAGTCAGAACGCCATTTCCGGCCTGATCCTGCCTGCCCTCATGCTGGGGCTCACGGCCCTGGCCCTGGCCGACCCGCAAACAGCGGGGCAGGCCCAGAGCGGCGTGCTGTTCTATTCTCTCAAAGGCCCCGGTTCTCAGCACGCGCCCTTCATTTACTCCCTCTGCGCCGGTCTGGCCGTGGGCTTTGCGGCCCAGCGCAGCCGCTTCTGCACCATGGGCGCGCTGCGCGACGTGCTGCTTTTCAACCAATGGCACCTGGCCCTGGGCTTTCTGGCCATGCTGGCCGCCGCCCTGGTCCTGAACCTGGGCTTCGGCTCCTTTCACTGGGGCTTTGAAAACCAGCCAGTGGCCCAGCCCGACGATCTCTGGAACTTCCTGGGCATGACCACCGCCGGGCTGGCCTTCGCCTTGGCGGGCGGCTGCCCCGGGCGTCAGCTCTTCATGGCCGGAGAAGGCGACAACGATGCCGCCGTCTTCGCCCTGGGGCTGCTCATAGGCACGGCCGTGGCCCACAACTTTGGCCTGGCCTCCAGCCCTGCGGGCATCGGCCCCCACGGCATGGCCGCCACTCTGGCCGGTCTGGGCATCTGCCTCTGCATCGGATTCGCCAACTGCAAGCGAGGCGCATAA
- the pyrR gene encoding bifunctional pyr operon transcriptional regulator/uracil phosphoribosyltransferase PyrR produces MPVIPLLDSQEIARILDRLASQVLERHAQCDQVMLVGIERRGADLARRLAALLGDRLGRAVPLGSLDINLYRDDWTSLEGKPHIGQSCIPQGVDGRVVILVDDVLFTGRTIRAALEALLDYGRPSAVELLVLVDRGHRELPIQADYVGRTVNTSRQEHVDVLLTERDGQDAVRLAAPAV; encoded by the coding sequence ATGCCCGTCATCCCCCTGCTGGATTCTCAGGAAATAGCCCGCATTCTGGACCGCCTGGCCTCGCAGGTGCTGGAACGCCACGCCCAATGCGACCAGGTCATGCTGGTGGGCATTGAGCGCCGCGGCGCGGATCTGGCCCGCCGCCTGGCCGCCCTGCTGGGCGACCGCCTGGGCCGCGCCGTGCCCCTGGGCTCTCTGGACATCAATCTCTACCGCGACGACTGGACAAGCCTTGAAGGCAAGCCCCACATCGGGCAATCCTGCATTCCGCAAGGGGTGGACGGGCGCGTGGTCATCCTGGTGGACGACGTGCTGTTTACCGGGCGCACCATCCGCGCCGCCCTGGAGGCACTGCTGGACTACGGCCGCCCCAGCGCCGTGGAGCTGCTGGTGCTGGTGGACCGCGGCCACCGGGAACTGCCCATCCAGGCGGACTATGTGGGCCGCACGGTCAACACCAGCCGCCAGGAACATGTGGACGTGCTGCTTACGGAGCGCGACGGCCAGGACGCCGTGCGCCTGGCGGCCCCCGCCGTCTGA
- a CDS encoding NAD(P)H-hydrate dehydratase gives MWCIVGTLPDDAAPLLTAGLDAPAVVEDGVLVLPDGFRTPVQRGTPALAAAALLACAALGFPPPRLLLAGDTGSGAGSRAVYAHLERRLPALAPRGLTFHYLFPDVDWHNRLLLAVEALPVRPLLAADAGYMYVAKMSGYADAYDLFTPDLGELAFLADETAPHPFYTRGFLLAEEKDLPGLIRRAQAHGNCPPNLLVKGRADHIICDGALTATVDAPSVAAMECIGGTGDLVTGLVTAFLCGGLPVCRACLAAAQTARRLAGICAPNPGTPIGELLARLPEALLRSLH, from the coding sequence ATGTGGTGCATTGTGGGAACCCTGCCGGACGACGCGGCCCCCCTCCTGACTGCGGGCCTGGACGCGCCGGCCGTGGTGGAAGATGGCGTTCTTGTCCTGCCCGACGGCTTCCGCACGCCGGTGCAGCGCGGCACGCCCGCCCTGGCGGCCGCCGCCCTGCTGGCCTGCGCCGCCCTGGGCTTTCCGCCGCCGCGTCTGCTCCTGGCCGGGGACACGGGCTCCGGCGCAGGCAGCCGCGCCGTCTATGCCCACCTTGAGCGTCGGTTGCCCGCTCTGGCTCCGCGCGGTCTGACCTTCCACTACCTCTTCCCGGACGTGGATTGGCATAACCGCCTGCTTTTGGCGGTGGAGGCCCTGCCCGTCCGCCCTCTGCTGGCGGCCGACGCGGGCTATATGTATGTGGCCAAAATGAGCGGCTACGCCGACGCCTATGACCTGTTCACCCCGGATCTGGGCGAGCTGGCCTTTCTGGCGGACGAAACCGCGCCCCACCCTTTTTATACGCGCGGCTTTCTGCTGGCGGAGGAAAAAGATCTGCCCGGCCTGATCCGCCGCGCACAGGCCCATGGCAACTGCCCGCCCAACCTGCTTGTCAAGGGCCGGGCGGACCATATTATCTGCGACGGCGCACTGACGGCCACCGTGGACGCGCCTTCCGTGGCGGCCATGGAATGCATCGGCGGCACGGGCGACCTGGTGACAGGCCTGGTCACGGCCTTTCTGTGCGGCGGGCTTCCCGTCTGCAGGGCATGTCTGGCGGCCGCACAAACGGCGCGTCGGCTGGCCGGGATCTGCGCCCCGAATCCCGGCACGCCGATCGGCGAGCTGCTCGCCCGCCTGCCGGAAGCCCTGCTCAGATCACTTCATTGA